One segment of Pempheris klunzingeri isolate RE-2024b chromosome 20, fPemKlu1.hap1, whole genome shotgun sequence DNA contains the following:
- the LOC139220376 gene encoding rho GTPase-activating protein SYDE1 yields the protein MAEPLLKRTFSRLRGKDRFHRKTDTKLNDVPDSALHSSSSSPSLLISSRHPTAADPAPPSPPDIHITVAKKQSWARQAPPTPLPSGSTPRTVSQDASGQAWSQTLAQTEPCRDRVCSSLASDLSAPPCPPVARVQEVLQPAGGSPEPPVPSVGTRSGQRAYLQSLDRSSRAWVLSSGKSQASDEACRLQEESGSNIWYNPIPEEEDAKGPRQDEEEVWRRRDESQEGPWVGPGERQSSDCPPEGANLSVGCQSDDISRETTGESTPPPPSDSSPASQKKGGVSGSVIDRLRSPGTVRKLSLKMKKLPELRRKLSLRSSSRAHRHRNDGRGGGDGDELTSKNATSLSASSNQNVISRYHLDSSAPPARPLRRSSRARSVGRGGYLSDGDSPELLPRQQATPLPATKETECDLSSFRLYVGCDPPRCSQRVTGLLTIHLLGLEEMKSRSEGSKVFLAIQIDGATRARTALLTLRGSAVSLNHTFHLELERARQLRVVVLTPGTTAATANPQTVGRATAAADEGQAPSGPTRNRVCCLGSVSIPPLFKGSRSQQLCVKLEPRGLLYIKLSLQESWDTQLSSESSSPANVFGVELHRLVEREGSASPVPLLIQKTVAEIERRGLKVVGLYRLCGSAAVKKELRDWFERNSSAVCLSEDLYPDINVITGVLKDYLRELPSQLITRTLYQVVREAMTLRPPPAPPAAPDLQLPQSTVELLSCLPPPERATLSLLLDHLSLVASFSSSNRMTHQNLAVCFGPVLLTPTQEAWRAGGGGGGGRGGRGGGKGFGEELASAVDFKRHIEALHYLLQLWPVPTHRVLADDHIHVSPPPSPTLTHNPLGRQQQRRPGLRLTLPQNAEEEVVVSRRGRGGLARLESPPPINRYAGDWSVCGRDLLSAQDADYDEVAGSESDGGSADEEEEEEREAWSSGGGAGAGAGGCLYVDDFMDFDAPFNCRLSLKDFDNLIHDLDRELGKQINICL from the exons ATGGCTGAGCCCCTGCTGAAGAGAACTTTCTCCAggctgagaggaaaagacagattccacaggaagacagacaccaaactgaacg atGTCCCTGACTCCGCCCTCcactcctcttcatcatcaccatcactgtTGATATCATCTAGACACCCCACAGCAGCGGACCCCGCTCCTCCCTCGCCCCCCGACATCCACATCACCGTTGCTAAGAAACAGTCATGGGCGAGGCAAGCCCCGCCGACCCCCCTGCCATCAGGCTCCACCCCTAGGACTGTATCCCAGGATGCATCTGGGCAGGCCTGGAGTCAGACGCTGGCACAG accgAGCCATGCAGGGACCGGGTCTGTTCCAGTCTGGCCTCGGACCTAAGCGcccctccctgtcctcctgtcGCTCGTGTGCAGGAAGTCCTCCAGCCAGCAGGGGGTTCCCCTGAGCCTCCTGTCCCCTCTGTCGGCACCAGGTCTGGGCAGCGGGCCTACCTGCAGAGCCTGGACCGTAGCAGTCGTGCCTGGGTGCTGTCGTCAGGAAAGTCCCAGGCTTCAGACGAGGCCTGccggctgcaggaggagagcggTAGCAACATCTGGTACAACCCGATCCCCGAGGAGGAGGATGCCAAAGGGCCCCGCcaggacgaggaggaggtgTGGAGAAGGAGGGACGAGAGCCAGGAAGGACCCTGGGTCGGACCAGGAGAGCGCCAGAGCAGCGACTGTCCACCGGAGGGTGCCAACCTGAGCGTTGGCTGCCAATCTGACGACATCAGCAGGGAGACGACAGGTGAGTCT acccccccccccccctcggaCTCTAGCCCCGCCTCCCAGAAGAAAGGGGGCGTGTCTGGCAGTGTGATTGACAGGCTCAGGTCACCCGGGACGGTGAGGAAACTCTCcctgaagatgaagaaactTCCCGAGCTGCGCCGCAAACTCAGCCTCCGCTCCTCGTCTCGAGCCCATCGCCACAGAAACGACGGCAGAGGGGGGGGAGATGGTGATGAGTTGACCAGTAAGAATGCCACATCGTTGTCTGCCTCGTCCAACCAGAATGTCATCAGCAGGTATCACCTGGACAGCTCCGCCCCTCCAGCCAGACCTCTGCGGCGGTCGTCGAGAGCACGCTCGGTGGGAAGGGGAG GTTATCTCAGTGACGGAGACTCTCCTGAGCTGCTGCCACGGCAACAGGCCACTCCCCTCCCGGCAACCAAGGAAACGGAGTGCGACTTGAGCTCCTTCCGACTGTACGTGGGCTGTGACCCGCCACGCTGCAGCCAGCGTGTAACGGGGTTACTGACCATCCACctgctggggctggaggagatgaagagcag GTCAGAGGGCAGTAAGGTCTTCCTCGCCATCCAGATCGACGGGGCGACCAGAGCGAGGACCGCCCTGCTGACCCTGCGAGGCTCCGCCGTCTCCTTAAACCACACCTTCCACCTGGAGCTGGAGCGAGCGCGGCAGCTCCGCGTCGTGGTGCTGACACCAGGGACGACAGCTGCTACAG CCAATCCTCAGACGGTGGGCAGGGCCACGGCGGCAGCAGATGAGGGTCAGGCTCCAAGTGGTCCAACCAGGAACAGGGTCTGCTGTCTGGGGAGCGTGTCCATCCCCCCCCTCTTTAAAG GGAGTCGcagtcagcagctgtgtgtgaagcTGGAGCCTCGAGGACTGCTGTACATCAAACTGTCCCTGCAGGAGAGCTGGGACACACAG ctcagCTCTGAGTCGTCGTCTCCTGCTAACGTCTTTGGAGTTGAACTGCACCGCCTGGTGGAGAGAGAAGGATCAGCGTCTCCCGTCCCCCTGCTGATCCAGAAGACAGTGGCGGAGATAGAGAGACGGGGACTCaag gtaGTGGGTCTGTACAGACTGTGTGgttctgctgcagtgaagaAGGAGCTCCGTGATTGGTTCGAGAGGAACAGCTCGGCCGTCTGCCTCAGCGAGGACCTTTACCCCGACATCAACGTCATCACAG gggTCTTGAAGGACTACCTGCGGGAGCTTCCCTCCCAGCTCATCACCAGGACTCTGTATCAGGTCGTCAGGGAGGCCATGACCCTCCGGCCCCCACCTGCCCCGCCGGCCGCCCCCGACCTTCAGCTGCCCCAGAGCACCGTGGAGCTGTTGTCCTGTCTGCCGCCGCCAGAGAGG gcCACCCTGTCTCTCCTGCTGGACCACCTCAGTCTAGTGGCGTCCTTCAGCTCGTCCAACAGGATGACGCACCAGAATCTCGCCGTGTGCTTTGGCCCGGTGCTCCTCACCCCGACCCAGGAGGCCTGGAGGgcagggggaggtgggggaggaggaaggggaggaagaggaggagggaagggctTCGGTGAAGAATTAGCGAGCGCCGTGGATTTCAAACGACACATCGAGGCACTGCactacctgctgcagctgtggccAG TGCCCACCCATCGGGTCCTGGCAGACGACCACATCCACGTCTCGCCACCTCCATCCCCCACCCTCACCCACAACCCCTTGggccggcagcagcagcggcgtCCTGGGCTGCGATTGACGTTGCCCCAGAatgctgaggaggaggtggtggtgtcaCGCCGTGGCCGAGGCGGTCTGGCCCGGCTGGAGAGTCCGCCGCCAATCAACCGGTACGCAGGAGACTGGAGTGTCTGTGGACGGGACCTCCTGTCTGCACAGGACGCCGATTACGATGAGGTGGCAGGAAGTGAGAGTGACGgag GCAGcgctgatgaagaggaagaggaggagagggaggcgtGGTcgtcaggaggaggagcaggagcaggagcaggaggatgtCTGTACGTGGACGACTTCATGGATTTTGATGCACCATTTAACTGTCGACTCAGTCTGAAGGACTTCGATAATCTGATCCACGACCTGGACAGAGAGCTGGGCAAACAGATCAACATCTGTCtgtag